From a single Miscanthus floridulus cultivar M001 chromosome 8, ASM1932011v1, whole genome shotgun sequence genomic region:
- the LOC136475633 gene encoding putative F-box protein At1g60370 yields the protein MNQPISKRRRPVVPDVGSGSMIPDEVLLLEILVRLPVKSLVRFKSVCKAWCANIASPHFVRLHLELARASSSSMVLVLRKYQPEPTKVASRFVHIYSFQPAAQSKVAKLIMMNKPCPNGIPRFTIPLHCDGLVLIPSVTGHIFVCNPATKEFVELPPGTRNVSLDQRVAFGFDPSSGTYKVARHFLRSYSKGQKRTEYDVGHEVLTFGDGIETLEWKATIDPPYPINARTPICLPGFFYWSAVQSVADVDHGKLATDVILRFSMRDDTFTVHPNPPCRSCLSPNDLMCELSGKLCYVHSPSPCEVSIWLAQDGQNIITWSLRCRVNLPIPRILRVYACASADQGTVFLSVDARHLFKCNLHDGSLETVVSMPYGLLYDHGEGVNFVIGSRPFSHLMVPYVESLLRIEPC from the coding sequence ATGAACCAGCCGATCTCCAAACGACGCCGTCCAGTGGTGCCGGACGTCGGCAGTGGCAGCATGATTCCAGATGAGGTGCTGCTGTTGGAGATCCTTGTGCGCCTTCCTGTGAAGTCCCTTGTGCGCTTCAAATCCGTCTGCAAGGCGTGGTGCGCCAACATAGCCAGCCCTCATTTCGTCCGCCTGCACTTGGAGCTTGCAagagctagctcatcatccatggtcctagtcctccgGAAGTACCAGCCGGAACCGACGAAGGTGGCCTCTCGGTTTGTGCACATCTACAGCTTCCAGCCAGCAGCGCAGAGCAAGGTCGCCAAGCTCATTATGATGAACAAGCCTTGTCCCAATGGCATCCCACGATTCACCATCCCCCTGCACTGCGACGGACTGGTTCTGATCCCCAGCGTCACAGGGCACATATTCGTGTGCAACCCGGCCACCAAGGAGTTTGTCGAGTTGCCGCCGGGCACCCGGAATGTGTCGTTGGACCAAAGGGTCGCCTTTGGCTTCGATCCTTCCAGTGGTACGTATAAGGTGGCTAGGCACTTCTTGCGCTCATACAGTAAAGGACAAAAACGTACAGAATATGACGTTGGACATGAGGTCTTGACGTTTGGTGATGGCATAGAGACGTTGGAATGGAAAGCCACCATTGATCCACCTTACCCTATCAACGCCAGGACTCCTATTTGCTTGCCAGGATTCTTCTATTGGAGTGCGGTCCAGTCCGTGGCTGACGTTGACCACGGCAAGCTCGCCACAGATGTTATCCTTCGATTCAGCATGCGCGATGATACGTTCACTGTGCACCCCAATCCTCCATGCAGGAGCTGCCTAAGTCCCAATGACCTTATGTGTGAGCTAAGTGGCAAGCTGTGCTATGTCCACTCCCCCTCCCCGTGCGAAGTCTCCATTTGGTTAGCACAAGATGGACAAAACATAATAACATGGTCACTACGTTGTCGTGTCAATCTGCCCATACCAAGGATTCTTCGTGTTTATGCTTGTGCTTCAGCTGATCAAGGCACGGTATTCCTCTCCGTGGATGCCCGGCACCTTTTCAAGTGCAACCTCCATGATGGATCTCTTGAAACAGTAGTCAGTATGCCATATGGCTTGTTGTATGACCACGGGGAAGGGGTAAATTTCGTCATTGGTTCACGCCCTTTTTCGCATTTAATGGTGCCATATGTGGAATCTTTGCTGCGTATTGAACCATGCTAG